One window from the genome of Haladaptatus paucihalophilus DX253 encodes:
- a CDS encoding MBL fold metallo-hydrolase, protein MNIQFLGGAHEVGRSAILVNDSLLLDYGMLTGNPPQYPVGDVNPDAVVVSHGHLDHVGILPSLLSGDDRPPIHWTPPTYELTRILARDTLKLHGGSYDCPFTEAELKRVTQVSEPHGYRKSFEAAGHEITFYNAGHIPGSAHVLVDDGETRLLYTADFHTGDQRLLSGTTARPDADVVLCESTYSDVEHDERAATEREFAESVKTTIWEGGTVVVPAFAIGRTQEMLMVCEAHDIDCYVDGMGKQVTRMLRQHPEFVRDPDALQRAISNARFVTGRNGQRKRIARKNTVIVTTSGMLSGGPAMTYIPEIRANPVNKITMTGYQVEGTPGRDLLETGRGEIDGRVMPVSAQVESYDFSAHADRDGLLEFLDSYRDATVLVNHGDRCAAFAEELRADGYDASAPELGSRFEIGADAAPTETTRS, encoded by the coding sequence ATGAATATCCAGTTTCTCGGCGGCGCGCACGAGGTGGGCCGGAGCGCGATTCTCGTCAACGACTCCCTCCTCCTCGATTACGGAATGCTGACCGGGAATCCGCCGCAGTATCCGGTCGGCGACGTGAACCCCGATGCCGTGGTCGTCTCTCACGGCCATCTGGATCACGTCGGTATCCTCCCCTCCCTGCTCTCGGGTGACGACCGCCCGCCGATTCACTGGACGCCGCCGACCTACGAACTGACGCGCATCCTCGCGCGGGACACGCTGAAACTGCACGGCGGGAGCTACGACTGCCCGTTCACCGAGGCCGAACTCAAACGGGTGACGCAGGTGTCTGAACCCCACGGCTACCGCAAGTCGTTCGAGGCGGCGGGCCACGAAATCACGTTCTACAACGCGGGCCACATCCCCGGAAGCGCGCACGTGCTGGTGGACGACGGCGAGACGCGACTGCTGTACACCGCCGACTTCCACACCGGCGACCAGCGACTGCTGTCCGGAACGACCGCCCGCCCCGACGCGGACGTGGTACTCTGTGAGAGCACGTACTCGGACGTGGAACACGACGAGCGGGCCGCGACGGAGCGGGAGTTCGCGGAGAGCGTGAAGACGACGATTTGGGAGGGCGGCACCGTCGTCGTCCCGGCGTTCGCCATCGGCCGGACACAGGAGATGCTCATGGTCTGTGAAGCGCACGACATCGACTGCTACGTCGACGGAATGGGAAAGCAGGTCACGCGGATGCTCCGCCAGCACCCCGAGTTCGTCCGCGACCCCGACGCTCTCCAGCGGGCCATCTCGAACGCGCGGTTCGTGACGGGGCGGAACGGCCAGCGCAAGCGAATCGCGCGGAAGAACACCGTCATCGTGACGACTTCGGGGATGCTCTCGGGCGGCCCGGCGATGACGTACATCCCCGAAATCCGCGCCAATCCGGTCAACAAAATCACCATGACGGGCTATCAGGTCGAGGGAACGCCCGGCCGGGACCTGCTCGAAACCGGACGCGGCGAAATCGACGGCCGCGTCATGCCCGTCAGCGCGCAGGTCGAGTCCTACGACTTCTCCGCCCACGCCGACCGGGACGGCCTCCTCGAATTTTTGGATTCCTACCGCGACGCCACGGTGCTGGTCAACCACGGCGACAGGTGCGCGGCGTTCGCCGAGGAGTTACGGGCCGACGGCTACGACGCGAGCGCACCCGAACTCGGAAGTCGGTTCGAAATCGGCGCGGACGCCGCGCCGACGGAAACGACTCGGAGTTAA
- a CDS encoding DsrE family protein — protein sequence MWRRSFVSAAGAFGTLLFGSESVRGTADRLDERTDACSRPSPPSKTVIHLSSGESAAQEHALLNAKNLLDDETVPVKDLVLLANGKGILVYTPPTADNEFADRIASLQERGVTFRACENAMEMLDVAEDDLLPGVESVPSGVGELARLQELNYGYIKAP from the coding sequence ATGTGGAGAAGAAGCTTCGTTTCGGCCGCCGGTGCGTTCGGTACCCTCCTGTTCGGGAGCGAATCGGTTCGCGGAACCGCCGACCGGCTCGATGAGCGGACGGACGCGTGTTCACGGCCGTCCCCGCCGTCGAAGACCGTCATTCACCTATCGAGCGGCGAATCGGCGGCGCAGGAACACGCGCTGTTGAACGCGAAGAACCTGCTCGACGACGAGACCGTTCCGGTCAAGGACCTCGTGTTGCTGGCGAACGGGAAGGGAATCCTCGTCTACACCCCGCCGACGGCCGACAACGAGTTCGCGGACCGAATCGCGTCGCTACAGGAACGGGGTGTCACCTTCCGCGCGTGTGAAAACGCGATGGAGATGCTGGACGTGGCCGAAGACGACCTCCTCCCGGGCGTCGAATCCGTCCCCTCCGGTGTCGGCGAACTGGCCCGTCTGCAGGAACTGAACTACGGGTACATCAAGGCCCCGTGA
- a CDS encoding aldehyde dehydrogenase family protein yields MSDRAYTLDGDWNALYIDGEWIDGGDRDEIDVTNPATREQIASVPAATEDDVDRAYEAAAEAQTDWADQSPNERIGVIQSALDLLDEHRNDILHSLAVESGSANMKAFAEWQTARGITQQAAEFPFRVGGEIKDSMIPGKENHVKRIPMGVVGVISPWNFPFNLSMRAVAPALALGNAVVLKPASPTPVTGGLLLAKIFEEAGLPEGLLNVVPGKGSEIGDRMASHPELDVMAFTGSTEVGKHVASLAAENLALPAMELGGNNPHVVTEDADIDAAIDSAVFGSFLHQGQVCISINRHLVHEDVYDEYVEKLTERAESLPIGDPTDRDNVIGPIIDEGQRDQMLDYIESTVEEGATLETGGHHDGLFVKPTVLSDATNDMSASCNETFGPIAPVIPFASDEEAVELANATEYGLAASVHAGDLGRAQDLADAIDAGMVHINDQPINEEPHVPFGGVKGSGIGRYDGDAIVQELTQEKWISVQRDQRRYPF; encoded by the coding sequence ATGTCGGACAGAGCCTACACCTTGGACGGCGACTGGAACGCCCTCTACATCGACGGCGAATGGATCGACGGCGGTGACCGGGACGAAATCGACGTGACGAACCCGGCGACCCGAGAGCAAATCGCGTCCGTTCCGGCCGCTACCGAGGACGACGTAGACCGCGCCTACGAGGCCGCCGCGGAGGCACAGACCGACTGGGCGGACCAATCGCCGAACGAGCGAATCGGCGTCATCCAGTCCGCGCTCGACTTGCTGGACGAGCACCGGAACGACATTCTCCACTCGCTCGCGGTGGAGTCCGGAAGTGCGAACATGAAAGCGTTCGCGGAGTGGCAGACCGCGCGCGGCATCACCCAGCAGGCCGCCGAGTTCCCCTTCCGCGTCGGCGGCGAAATCAAGGACTCGATGATTCCGGGGAAGGAAAACCACGTCAAGCGAATCCCGATGGGCGTCGTCGGCGTCATCTCGCCGTGGAACTTCCCGTTCAACCTCTCGATGCGCGCCGTCGCGCCCGCGCTGGCGCTCGGCAACGCGGTCGTGCTCAAGCCCGCTTCGCCGACCCCCGTCACCGGCGGCCTGCTCCTCGCCAAAATCTTCGAGGAGGCCGGACTGCCCGAGGGACTGCTCAACGTCGTCCCCGGCAAAGGCTCGGAAATCGGCGACCGCATGGCGTCCCACCCCGAACTCGACGTCATGGCGTTCACCGGTTCGACCGAAGTCGGCAAACACGTCGCCAGCCTCGCGGCGGAGAACCTCGCGCTCCCCGCCATGGAACTCGGCGGGAACAACCCGCACGTCGTCACCGAGGACGCCGACATCGACGCGGCCATCGACTCGGCCGTCTTCGGGTCGTTCCTCCACCAGGGACAGGTCTGTATCTCCATCAACCGCCACCTCGTCCACGAGGACGTGTACGACGAGTACGTCGAGAAACTGACCGAGCGCGCCGAGTCGCTCCCCATCGGCGACCCGACCGACCGCGACAACGTTATCGGTCCCATCATCGACGAGGGCCAACGCGACCAGATGCTCGACTACATCGAATCGACGGTCGAGGAGGGCGCGACGCTCGAAACCGGCGGTCACCACGACGGTCTGTTCGTCAAGCCGACCGTCCTCTCCGACGCGACCAACGACATGTCCGCGTCGTGCAACGAGACGTTCGGTCCCATCGCGCCGGTCATCCCGTTTGCCTCCGACGAGGAGGCCGTCGAACTCGCCAACGCGACCGAGTACGGCCTCGCCGCCTCGGTCCACGCGGGCGACCTCGGCCGCGCGCAGGACCTCGCCGACGCCATCGACGCCGGGATGGTCCACATCAACGACCAACCCATCAACGAGGAACCCCACGTCCCCTTCGGCGGCGTGAAAGGATCCGGAATCGGCCGCTACGACGGTGACGCCATCGTGCAGGAACTCACGCAGGAGAAGTGGATTTCCGTGCAGCGCGACCAGCGACGGTATCCGTTCTAA
- a CDS encoding DUF6498-containing protein, with product MIWGIGISAVPLIIYDSAIETSILPTVAGSVLVIAVSQLLKIRLEFFRERKYESMSAHMVLEIPCRIIFFMFVFIQGLQAVGIFFHLGVWAVFGRLSKQVLTDNTVEILYVTVLVLGKLTVEWARFRANRDPNPSGVANWFTPQDPLAE from the coding sequence CATCTACGATTCAGCTATCGAGACGTCGATTTTACCCACCGTGGCCGGGTCGGTTCTCGTTATCGCCGTCTCGCAACTCCTCAAGATTCGGCTCGAGTTCTTCAGAGAGCGAAAGTACGAGTCGATGTCCGCGCACATGGTCCTCGAAATCCCCTGTCGAATTATCTTCTTCATGTTCGTGTTCATACAGGGGCTTCAGGCGGTCGGCATTTTCTTCCACCTCGGGGTCTGGGCGGTGTTTGGAAGGCTTTCGAAGCAAGTGTTGACCGATAACACCGTCGAAATACTGTACGTAACGGTACTGGTTCTCGGCAAACTTACCGTCGAATGGGCGCGGTTTCGAGCGAACCGCGATCCAAATCCGAGCGGTGTCGCGAACTGGTTCACCCCACAGGACCCGCTGGCGGAATAG